A window from Leptospira wolffii serovar Khorat str. Khorat-H2 encodes these proteins:
- the pth gene encoding aminoacyl-tRNA hydrolase: MAQLKLLLVGLGNPGRQYEKNRHNVGFLLLDDLAKDWDVSYSSSTKESKGKIDRNGITFHFLKPLEYMNLSGRAVAELARKNGIPPENILVIHDEVDFPFSKLKFKQSGGHGGHNGLKDIIEKLGSPDFFRLRFGVGKPGDSALTSGHVLSNFRKEEMEQMPELFLAAKQKISDWVREREILFSKASDK; the protein is encoded by the coding sequence ATGGCACAACTGAAATTATTATTAGTGGGCCTTGGAAATCCGGGCCGCCAGTACGAAAAGAACAGGCATAATGTGGGTTTCCTTCTCCTGGACGATCTGGCTAAGGATTGGGACGTATCCTATTCTTCTTCCACCAAGGAATCAAAAGGAAAAATAGATCGCAATGGAATCACATTCCATTTTCTAAAGCCCTTGGAATATATGAATCTTTCGGGGAGAGCCGTCGCAGAACTCGCTAGAAAAAACGGAATCCCTCCGGAAAACATTTTAGTCATTCACGACGAAGTCGACTTCCCATTCTCCAAACTCAAATTCAAGCAAAGCGGGGGACACGGGGGCCATAACGGACTTAAAGACATCATCGAAAAATTAGGTTCCCCCGATTTCTTCCGCCTTCGTTTCGGAGTGGGAAAACCGGGTGATAGCGCTCTCACCTCGGGACATGTTCTATCCAATTTCCGTAAAGAGGAGATGGAACAGATGCCGGAACTCTTCCTTGCGGCTAAACAAAAAATCTCGGATTGGGTCCGGGAAAGAGAGATCCTTTTTTCGAAAGCCTCCGATAAGTAA
- the xerA gene encoding site-specific tyrosine recombinase/integron integrase: MSEYAVKIPTFESETLNYAANRFYEYLRVEKNYTQNTLNAYLLDLKSFFEFCQKEQIQIYELESVDVRSYFAYLSQNQGLDRRTQSRKLSSLRTFYKVLLKDNLVPGNPILSVSFPKTRKQVPKNFRIEETESILDFENENASEILNLRDKAIIEVLYSTGLRVFELVDASLTQLSADHTILKVMGKRRKERFVYLGKEAVDCLKEYLESRPRFRPKCDEIFLNQKGNKLTTRGVRYILNERRKRMGWDKPITPHKFRHTFATDLLDAGADIRAVQELLGHSSLSTTQVYLSVSKEKIKEVYRKAHPHARLDKSK, from the coding sequence TTGAGCGAATACGCCGTCAAGATTCCGACCTTCGAATCGGAGACCTTAAATTACGCAGCGAACCGGTTCTACGAATACCTGCGGGTGGAAAAGAATTATACCCAGAACACACTCAATGCGTATCTTCTGGATTTAAAATCATTCTTCGAATTCTGCCAAAAGGAACAGATCCAAATCTACGAATTAGAATCCGTCGACGTTCGTTCTTATTTCGCATATCTATCCCAAAACCAAGGACTCGACAGAAGAACCCAGAGCCGTAAACTTTCGAGTCTTCGCACCTTCTACAAGGTTCTCTTAAAAGACAATCTGGTTCCGGGAAATCCGATCCTTTCCGTTAGCTTCCCTAAAACCAGAAAGCAGGTCCCTAAGAATTTCAGAATAGAGGAAACGGAAAGCATACTGGATTTCGAAAACGAAAACGCATCCGAAATCCTAAACCTAAGAGACAAAGCGATTATAGAGGTATTGTATTCCACAGGACTTCGAGTATTCGAATTAGTGGATGCAAGTCTGACTCAATTATCCGCCGACCATACGATCTTAAAAGTAATGGGTAAGCGTAGAAAAGAAAGGTTCGTATACCTGGGAAAAGAAGCCGTAGATTGCTTAAAAGAGTATCTGGAATCCAGACCTCGCTTCCGCCCGAAATGCGATGAAATTTTTCTGAATCAAAAGGGAAATAAACTGACGACGAGAGGGGTCCGTTATATCTTGAACGAGAGAAGAAAGCGGATGGGATGGGACAAACCCATTACTCCCCATAAATTCCGTCACACGTTCGCAACGGATCTACTCGACGCAGGCGCGGATATTCGTGCCGTCCAGGAGCTTTTGGGCCATTCCTCTCTTTCCACCACCCAGGTGTATCTGAGCGTAAGCAAGGAAAAGATAAAAGAGGTCTACCGAAAGGCTCACCCGCATGCAAGACTCGATAAATCCAAGTAA
- the hslV gene encoding ATP-dependent protease subunit HslV: protein MQDSINPSKIHATTILCVRRNGKVAIAGDGQVSFGNTVMKNNARKVRKLYNDRIVSGFAGSAADAFTLFELFEKKVHEFGGSLSRSAVELAREWRTDRMLRRLEAMLIVADKDESFLVSGTGDVISPDDGILAIGSGGNYALSAARALFHHTQLEPSEIVKQAMDIAADICIYTNHNIIVEEITP, encoded by the coding sequence ATGCAAGACTCGATAAATCCAAGTAAAATCCACGCGACTACGATTCTCTGCGTTCGCAGAAACGGCAAGGTGGCCATTGCGGGAGACGGACAAGTCTCCTTCGGAAACACCGTAATGAAAAATAACGCGCGTAAGGTACGTAAATTATACAATGACCGGATCGTTTCCGGATTCGCGGGTTCCGCTGCGGACGCATTCACTCTATTCGAACTATTCGAAAAAAAAGTACACGAATTCGGAGGCAGTCTTTCTCGTAGCGCGGTCGAATTGGCAAGAGAATGGAGAACGGACCGCATGCTCCGAAGACTGGAAGCAATGCTCATAGTCGCAGATAAGGACGAATCTTTTCTAGTTTCCGGAACCGGGGACGTGATTTCTCCGGACGACGGAATTCTTGCCATCGGATCCGGCGGAAATTACGCTCTTTCTGCAGCTAGGGCCTTATTCCACCACACCCAATTAGAACCTTCCGAAATCGTCAAACAAGCCATGGATATCGCCGCCGATATCTGTATTTATACGAATCATAATATCATCGTGGAGGAAATCACCCCATGA
- the hslU gene encoding ATP-dependent protease ATPase subunit HslU — protein MSDLFPIPSEKEESKIGDDELTPRQIVSKLDEHIIGQKNAKRAVAVALRNRTRRRKLDPELREEIYPKNIIMIGPTGVGKTEIARRLSKLCGAPFLKVESTKFTEVGYVGRDVESIIRDLAMVSLNLVKQEFRKEVEGKAKERAEEALLDILLPFPSKTTSIADPHPPSIGFSTNVDEDEREKRFLETRETMRKKLKSGKLDDQIVELDLPQAGPQGLPMLQVFGAGNMEDLDNHIQNVLGDLMPKKQKKRKLPIQEALKVLEESEAEKLLDPDKLQREAQKRVEEMGIVFLDEIDKIASKEGRAGADVSREGVQRDLLPIVEGATVNTKIGPIVTDHILFIAAGAFHMSKPSDLIPELQGRFPIRVELEKLSMDDFEKILTAPRSSLVKQYQALLATDGIQVEFTSDGIREIAKIAYEMNEKHENIGARRLNTIMERLLEDVSFEGPDLPENQRSLKIDQKTVESKLKGIVEDKDLSRYIL, from the coding sequence ATGAGCGATCTCTTCCCGATCCCGTCCGAAAAAGAAGAATCCAAAATAGGAGACGACGAGCTCACTCCTAGACAAATCGTATCCAAGTTAGACGAGCATATCATCGGGCAGAAGAATGCGAAACGGGCCGTTGCCGTCGCGCTTAGAAACCGTACTCGAAGAAGAAAACTCGATCCGGAACTCAGAGAAGAAATCTATCCTAAAAATATCATCATGATCGGACCCACCGGAGTGGGAAAAACCGAAATCGCCAGAAGACTCTCCAAACTTTGCGGGGCTCCTTTCCTAAAAGTGGAAAGTACCAAATTCACCGAAGTGGGTTATGTGGGTCGGGATGTGGAAAGCATCATCCGAGATCTGGCTATGGTTTCCCTGAATCTAGTAAAGCAGGAATTCCGAAAAGAGGTGGAAGGCAAGGCCAAAGAAAGAGCCGAAGAGGCGTTATTAGATATACTATTGCCTTTTCCTTCTAAGACGACTTCCATTGCGGATCCTCATCCTCCTTCCATAGGCTTCTCTACGAACGTCGACGAAGATGAGAGAGAAAAACGTTTCTTAGAAACCAGAGAAACCATGCGAAAGAAACTAAAGTCGGGAAAATTGGACGACCAGATCGTAGAGTTGGATCTCCCACAGGCAGGTCCCCAAGGTTTGCCCATGCTGCAAGTATTCGGTGCGGGAAACATGGAGGATTTGGATAATCATATCCAAAACGTACTAGGTGATCTCATGCCCAAAAAGCAGAAGAAGAGAAAACTCCCGATCCAAGAAGCCTTAAAGGTTCTGGAAGAATCCGAAGCGGAAAAACTTCTAGATCCGGACAAATTGCAAAGGGAAGCCCAGAAGAGAGTGGAAGAGATGGGCATCGTATTCCTAGATGAAATCGATAAGATTGCGAGTAAGGAAGGAAGAGCGGGGGCAGACGTTTCCAGAGAAGGGGTCCAAAGAGATCTATTGCCTATCGTAGAAGGCGCGACCGTAAACACGAAGATCGGCCCCATCGTAACGGATCATATTCTATTCATCGCTGCGGGTGCATTCCATATGTCCAAACCTTCGGATTTAATCCCCGAGTTGCAGGGACGTTTTCCGATCCGAGTGGAACTGGAAAAATTGTCCATGGACGATTTTGAGAAAATTCTCACAGCCCCTAGATCCTCTCTAGTCAAACAATACCAGGCACTTCTCGCAACGGACGGGATCCAGGTGGAATTCACTTCCGACGGAATCCGGGAAATCGCAAAAATCGCCTACGAGATGAACGAGAAGCACGAGAATATCGGAGCAAGAAGACTCAACACCATCATGGAAAGACTCTTGGAAGATGTGAGTTTCGAAGGACCGGATCTACCCGAGAACCAAAGATCCCTCAAGATCGATCAAAAAACCGTGGAATCCAAACTGAAGGGAATCGTAGAAGATAAGGACCTGAGTCGTTATATTCTATAG
- a CDS encoding RDD family protein, whose protein sequence is MTLLSLIELSFSFLLTRFLVKKGYLPFIKKEEKENLIPDKKDFGQISASLLRRYLAFQFDTIFLLLLLFACARLITLFEAESQFLQALLLLPLYLYDALFVYFFGATPGHYLAGLRVVSASGSKLTLVNCCLRSWLKFALWIFFWIAFIGKRKQMPQDYLTSTYVVYSKKIKDISIE, encoded by the coding sequence ATGACATTATTATCTTTGATCGAGTTATCCTTCTCTTTTCTACTAACAAGATTCCTTGTAAAGAAAGGCTACTTGCCGTTCATCAAAAAAGAGGAAAAAGAGAATCTCATTCCGGACAAAAAAGATTTCGGACAGATATCGGCTTCCTTATTACGTCGTTATCTCGCATTTCAATTCGATACGATATTTCTACTGCTTCTACTGTTTGCGTGCGCTCGATTGATAACATTATTTGAAGCCGAATCGCAATTTCTACAGGCGCTACTATTACTTCCTCTTTATCTCTATGACGCTCTATTCGTTTATTTTTTCGGAGCCACCCCTGGCCATTATCTTGCAGGTCTAAGAGTGGTCTCGGCATCGGGTTCAAAATTAACTTTGGTAAATTGCTGTTTGCGATCTTGGCTTAAATTTGCCCTATGGATATTTTTCTGGATCGCTTTCATCGGGAAACGAAAACAAATGCCGCAGGATTACCTCACTTCGACCTACGTCGTATATTCGAAAAAAATAAAAGATATTTCAATCGAATGA
- a CDS encoding lipoyl domain-containing protein: MVPKTEDFELITPDLGDTDKIELVRWNVRLGEKIQEGQEVCELVTDKASFPMESPINGTLSRIDKEKGSVVKKGEVLGAIARDTSQ; this comes from the coding sequence ATGGTACCAAAAACCGAAGATTTCGAACTCATAACTCCCGATCTAGGCGACACGGATAAGATCGAATTAGTAAGATGGAACGTGCGACTTGGAGAGAAAATCCAGGAAGGACAAGAAGTCTGCGAACTCGTCACGGATAAAGCCTCCTTTCCCATGGAATCTCCCATTAACGGAACCTTATCCAGAATCGATAAGGAAAAAGGCTCCGTGGTGAAAAAAGGTGAGGTGTTAGGCGCAATTGCGAGGGATACCTCCCAGTGA
- a CDS encoding metallophosphoesterase family protein — protein sequence MKLVHLSDLHFPVPLPISSLKGKMIPGYINYTFRRRKKYPILLWDAILRKVEEIRPDAVIISGDITNVSHWKEYEYALEYLRPLLGDKTFMIPGNHDRYTIKAAGKEAEPPYYEKFFSPWMGETVASVPGYLRTKKIGSLTLVGWDSNMPLFILDAFGYVQKEIAEATLRYLEKEKIRDYILVCHHPIWNPPENQESYSHKMRNRDEIAELLQAKPPLAYLHGHVHTNWVKAPDPEKPYYVINSASSTRILDTKHQSGFHVLDYDGKSVSVQRYAFSNDKREFIESQTILY from the coding sequence GTGAAATTGGTCCATTTATCGGACCTGCATTTTCCCGTTCCTCTTCCTATATCTAGTTTGAAGGGGAAAATGATTCCCGGTTATATCAACTACACCTTTCGGCGTAGAAAAAAATATCCGATTCTTCTCTGGGATGCTATCCTTCGGAAAGTGGAAGAGATCCGACCGGATGCGGTAATCATTTCCGGGGACATTACAAACGTCTCCCATTGGAAGGAATACGAGTACGCACTGGAATACCTCCGTCCATTGTTGGGCGACAAAACTTTTATGATTCCCGGAAATCATGATCGTTATACTATAAAGGCCGCCGGAAAGGAAGCGGAACCTCCTTATTACGAAAAATTCTTTTCCCCTTGGATGGGGGAAACCGTTGCCTCCGTTCCCGGCTATCTCCGTACAAAAAAAATAGGATCCCTGACACTGGTAGGCTGGGACTCTAATATGCCTCTCTTCATTCTTGACGCATTCGGATACGTTCAAAAGGAAATAGCCGAGGCCACCTTGCGGTATTTGGAAAAGGAAAAGATCCGGGATTATATCCTAGTCTGCCACCATCCAATCTGGAACCCGCCGGAAAACCAGGAAAGCTATAGTCATAAGATGAGAAATCGGGACGAAATCGCAGAGCTTTTGCAGGCCAAGCCTCCCTTGGCCTATCTGCACGGACATGTTCATACGAACTGGGTCAAGGCTCCGGATCCGGAAAAACCTTACTACGTGATCAATTCCGCGTCCAGCACTCGAATTTTAGATACGAAACACCAAAGCGGATTCCATGTTTTGGATTACGACGGCAAATCCGTGTCCGTCCAGAGATACGCCTTCTCTAACGACAAGAGAGAATTCATAGAATCGCAAACGATCTTATATTAA
- a CDS encoding Mrp/NBP35 family ATP-binding protein, producing MAGKIEPIEIQRELTKIKHPELKKDIVSLGMIASLSIEEDETNILVKTPNQDRRVQIGLEAQIRQALSKKEGVGKIKIKFEVDPKFQLDDSNKILGVKKVIAVGSGKGGVGKSTVTVNLAAAAAALGYKVGVMDADIYGPSIGKMFGINGKVALKAEEDKIYPLEKDGLKIISFSFLIEEKQPVVWRGPMLGKAVEQFLYDIVWGELDFLFIDLPPGTGDVQLSLAQLIDLDGAVLVTTPQSVALLDANRAASMFQQVKVPILGVVENMSEFICPNCGHASAIFSKGGGQKLADSSDTKFLGGVPLTMDVMNAGETGKPLVFQDPEGIIAKSYKNILQNLAEEIKKWE from the coding sequence ATGGCCGGCAAAATCGAACCCATAGAAATCCAAAGAGAACTCACAAAAATAAAACACCCCGAACTAAAGAAGGATATCGTCTCCTTGGGAATGATCGCATCTTTAAGCATAGAAGAAGATGAAACGAATATTCTAGTCAAGACCCCGAACCAAGACCGTAGGGTCCAAATCGGACTCGAGGCGCAGATCCGTCAGGCTCTTTCCAAGAAGGAAGGGGTGGGTAAAATCAAAATCAAATTCGAAGTGGATCCTAAATTCCAGCTCGACGACTCCAATAAGATCCTAGGCGTAAAAAAGGTCATCGCGGTCGGATCCGGAAAAGGAGGAGTCGGTAAGTCCACCGTAACCGTAAACCTTGCCGCCGCTGCTGCAGCCCTAGGATACAAAGTCGGAGTGATGGATGCGGATATCTACGGACCTTCCATCGGAAAGATGTTCGGTATCAACGGAAAAGTCGCTCTAAAGGCCGAAGAAGATAAAATCTATCCTTTGGAAAAAGACGGACTCAAAATCATTTCCTTCTCCTTTCTGATCGAAGAGAAACAACCCGTGGTCTGGAGAGGACCCATGCTTGGAAAGGCAGTCGAACAATTTCTCTACGATATCGTTTGGGGAGAACTCGATTTTCTTTTCATCGATCTACCACCGGGAACCGGTGACGTGCAACTTTCCCTTGCACAGCTCATAGACTTGGATGGGGCCGTTTTGGTAACCACTCCTCAGTCAGTCGCTCTTTTAGATGCGAATAGAGCGGCTTCCATGTTCCAACAAGTAAAGGTCCCGATCCTAGGAGTCGTGGAGAATATGAGCGAATTCATTTGTCCGAATTGCGGACACGCTTCTGCCATCTTTTCCAAAGGAGGAGGACAGAAATTGGCGGATTCTTCGGATACTAAATTCCTGGGCGGGGTCCCACTCACCATGGATGTAATGAACGCAGGAGAGACCGGAAAACCGTTGGTTTTCCAGGATCCGGAAGGAATTATCGCAAAATCCTATAAAAACATACTCCAGAATCTGGCAGAAGAGATAAAAAAGTGGGAATAA
- a CDS encoding tetratricopeptide repeat protein, with translation MKIFPLTILLLFLFFGSAFSSCKKGEGKLDVDKIGKSEFNQKIEGLLSRAVSEKDPNIKAKLYGEASDLLSEKGDLKRMYETALLGKKENPLQKQCLASIAEYHFRKGNKEEARIQLTDLLSRESDFPRANFLFGLILMHSEKPKLARPYFQKALSVDAENPEYALNWLVSVYESGDKKKALDSISTLTEKFPKYGPLWKNAGLIQEAMGKKKEAILSYETYLQLNENGTDVPAVKKWISNLK, from the coding sequence ATGAAAATTTTTCCCTTAACGATTCTACTACTCTTTCTATTCTTCGGATCTGCATTTTCTTCCTGTAAAAAAGGAGAAGGAAAACTAGACGTCGATAAAATCGGGAAATCCGAGTTCAATCAAAAGATAGAGGGACTTTTATCGCGAGCCGTCTCCGAGAAAGATCCGAACATTAAGGCCAAACTTTATGGAGAAGCTTCCGACCTTCTCTCGGAAAAGGGGGACCTGAAAAGAATGTACGAGACCGCACTCCTCGGGAAGAAGGAAAATCCTCTCCAGAAGCAATGCCTCGCCTCCATTGCAGAATATCATTTTAGAAAAGGAAATAAAGAAGAAGCGAGAATCCAATTAACGGATCTTTTATCCAGAGAATCCGATTTTCCACGGGCAAATTTTTTATTCGGGTTAATTCTTATGCATTCCGAGAAACCGAAACTAGCGAGGCCTTATTTTCAAAAAGCCCTTTCTGTAGATGCAGAAAATCCGGAGTATGCGCTGAATTGGTTAGTCTCCGTCTATGAATCCGGAGATAAGAAGAAGGCTTTGGACTCCATTTCCACCTTAACGGAAAAATTTCCGAAGTACGGACCTTTATGGAAAAATGCAGGCCTGATACAGGAAGCAATGGGAAAAAAGAAAGAAGCAATTCTATCTTACGAAACATATTTGCAACTCAATGAGAATGGGACGGACGTTCCTGCCGTAAAAAAATGGATTTCCAATCTGAAGTAG
- a CDS encoding tetratricopeptide repeat protein: protein MKSNLILILSFLSILTGPAYSFTVGVADIKTFDPNTDIGKISDSLQQEIQKGKQAVVRDRKSIESLLEYFDECSSGIRKCSSDSSPDIKGLDVIVFAELFRTPLGYSLSVRAVRESSWTVFAVSQVSGKDPEDLIREAGAEINESFRAVNEGKIPLNDSDSISGKYTLAIHEIRMANEDAERANLGGRMDSVLGSVFGKKSNFVLVERARTADLAEEKKLSLSGLARTNRKEFEIRGITHFLTGSLKVFDGIYVLSYQINSVKTGLPILSDIVEWSDEKELEIASNELVKSANRKIFEENGKLFVHSCDVKDAIVTLEKQGGGVPDELGHCPISIEDLPPGKYVLSFYSEEKDTLTMQIEIRPTETVNLDSIRLPPIDLSLLKEASDLEYQENYQRSLEKYRAFYGKYPKHRLSSYALYREGFILQINLHKYDEGKAVLQEVLNRNPDASIRTEAYYGIALGLRKQGLTEDGDRILKMLAEEYPGSIAAEAAKECLTTRSCSL, encoded by the coding sequence ATGAAATCGAATCTGATTCTTATCCTTTCGTTCTTATCAATTCTTACCGGCCCGGCCTATTCCTTCACAGTGGGAGTGGCGGACATAAAAACATTCGATCCGAATACGGATATAGGAAAAATCTCCGACTCCTTACAACAAGAAATCCAGAAAGGCAAACAAGCGGTCGTAAGAGATAGAAAGAGTATCGAGAGTCTCTTGGAATATTTCGACGAATGTTCCTCTGGAATTCGCAAATGCAGCTCCGATTCTTCTCCCGATATCAAGGGCCTGGATGTGATCGTTTTCGCAGAATTGTTTCGCACTCCACTCGGCTATTCTCTTTCAGTGAGAGCCGTGAGAGAGAGTTCCTGGACTGTATTCGCAGTTTCTCAGGTTTCCGGCAAGGATCCGGAAGATCTAATCCGAGAAGCCGGAGCGGAAATCAACGAATCCTTTAGAGCCGTAAACGAAGGAAAAATACCTTTAAACGATTCAGATAGCATTTCAGGAAAGTATACTTTAGCAATCCATGAAATTCGCATGGCGAACGAAGATGCGGAACGCGCCAATTTGGGCGGGAGAATGGATTCGGTCTTAGGTTCGGTCTTCGGAAAAAAAAGCAATTTCGTATTGGTGGAAAGGGCGAGAACTGCGGATCTCGCTGAGGAAAAGAAACTTTCCTTAAGCGGACTAGCCAGAACGAACCGAAAGGAATTCGAGATTAGAGGGATCACTCATTTCCTTACCGGTTCCCTAAAGGTGTTCGATGGAATCTATGTATTGAGTTACCAGATCAATAGCGTCAAGACGGGACTTCCCATCTTAAGCGATATAGTAGAATGGTCCGACGAGAAAGAATTAGAAATCGCAAGTAACGAACTCGTAAAATCCGCCAATCGAAAGATCTTCGAAGAAAACGGAAAATTATTCGTACATTCCTGCGATGTGAAAGATGCGATCGTCACTCTGGAAAAACAAGGCGGAGGAGTTCCGGACGAATTGGGACATTGTCCGATCAGCATTGAAGACCTTCCTCCCGGAAAATACGTACTCTCTTTTTACTCCGAGGAAAAGGATACGCTTACCATGCAAATAGAGATTCGTCCTACGGAAACCGTCAATCTGGACTCGATTCGACTTCCGCCGATCGACCTTTCTCTTTTAAAGGAGGCCTCCGATCTGGAATACCAGGAGAATTACCAACGCTCCCTGGAAAAATACCGCGCCTTTTACGGAAAATATCCGAAACATAGGCTATCCTCCTACGCCTTATATAGGGAAGGCTTTATCCTACAAATCAATTTACATAAATATGATGAAGGAAAGGCGGTCTTGCAGGAGGTTTTGAACAGGAATCCGGACGCCTCCATTAGAACCGAAGCGTATTACGGAATCGCGTTGGGTCTACGGAAGCAAGGGCTCACGGAAGACGGAGATCGAATCCTAAAAATGCTTGCGGAGGAATACCCAGGAAGCATAGCAGCGGAAGCGGCAAAAGAATGTTTAACCACTAGGAGTTGTTCTCTTTGA
- a CDS encoding UbiX family flavin prenyltransferase codes for MSFPKLGTSLVVAMAGASGSIYAARFLRALMELPGESWFVPSPAAIRVFREEYQTSVETGEQVLDFIREKWRPNSVHSFRLRKFEDVGADIASGSNVWEGMVIVPCSMKTVASIRAGITDNLIERAADVSLKERRKLILVPRETPYNRIHLENMLALHDAGAILAPASPGFYQVPKTLEELGDFMAGRIFRLLGKEIDLYPRWKPEGEI; via the coding sequence ATGAGTTTTCCGAAATTAGGAACCAGTTTGGTCGTAGCCATGGCCGGAGCGAGCGGATCGATTTATGCCGCCCGGTTTCTCCGGGCTCTCATGGAATTACCGGGAGAAAGTTGGTTCGTACCGAGTCCCGCCGCTATCCGAGTTTTCCGAGAGGAATATCAGACTTCCGTTGAGACGGGCGAACAGGTCCTGGATTTTATCCGAGAGAAATGGAGACCTAATTCGGTACATTCTTTTCGTTTGAGAAAATTCGAAGACGTGGGAGCGGACATCGCTTCCGGCTCGAATGTTTGGGAAGGCATGGTGATCGTTCCATGCTCCATGAAGACCGTCGCTTCCATACGGGCGGGAATCACGGATAACCTGATTGAGCGGGCCGCTGACGTTTCCCTGAAAGAAAGGAGAAAATTAATCCTGGTTCCGAGGGAAACTCCTTATAATCGCATCCATTTGGAGAATATGTTGGCACTGCATGATGCGGGCGCGATCCTCGCTCCCGCTTCTCCCGGGTTCTATCAAGTCCCTAAGACTTTGGAAGAACTCGGAGACTTTATGGCGGGGAGGATTTTTCGTCTTCTGGGCAAGGAGATCGATCTGTATCCTAGATGGAAGCCGGAAGGTGAAATATAA
- a CDS encoding UbiA-like polyprenyltransferase, with protein MNSTALEAIAKYGRFIKFSHTLFALPFAGIAFVLAILEPPVPTLPAIGMKFFWILVCMVGARSAAMGFNRWADKRIDSKNPRTANREIPSGQISDTTAILFIIASSLVFFLGSWFLNRLSFYLSFPTLFLLLTYSYTKRFTFLCHFYLGLTIGLAPLAAWIAVREEFSWIAGFWTVGLAFNLAGFDILYALQDEAFDRKEGLHSVPAKFGKKWSVIISRSSHVLSLVFLGLAAWNAGLSQAFWFFWAITAFFLAWEQKIAAENPDGNFPPSFYRIHSWISIVIFLGILSEKFPDLVRLISSGSNP; from the coding sequence ATGAACTCAACCGCTCTGGAAGCGATCGCCAAATACGGGCGATTTATCAAATTCTCCCATACTCTGTTCGCCTTGCCTTTTGCGGGGATAGCCTTTGTACTCGCGATCCTAGAACCTCCTGTTCCGACTCTTCCTGCAATCGGAATGAAATTCTTTTGGATATTGGTATGCATGGTGGGAGCTAGGAGCGCCGCGATGGGATTCAATCGCTGGGCGGACAAGAGGATAGATTCTAAAAATCCTAGAACCGCCAATCGAGAAATTCCGTCGGGACAGATCTCCGATACCACCGCGATTCTCTTCATAATTGCATCTTCCTTAGTCTTTTTCCTCGGGAGCTGGTTCTTAAACCGGTTATCTTTTTATCTCTCCTTCCCCACCTTATTCCTGTTATTAACTTATTCTTATACGAAGAGATTCACTTTTCTTTGCCATTTTTATTTAGGACTGACCATAGGCCTTGCACCTCTGGCGGCTTGGATCGCCGTTCGGGAGGAATTTTCTTGGATAGCGGGATTTTGGACCGTCGGTCTCGCATTCAATTTGGCCGGTTTCGATATACTCTACGCTCTCCAGGACGAGGCATTCGACAGAAAGGAAGGACTACATTCCGTTCCTGCGAAATTCGGTAAAAAGTGGTCCGTTATTATATCAAGAAGTTCTCATGTATTATCCCTGGTCTTCCTGGGATTGGCCGCCTGGAACGCGGGGCTTTCGCAAGCGTTTTGGTTCTTTTGGGCGATCACCGCCTTTTTCTTGGCTTGGGAACAAAAAATCGCCGCGGAGAATCCGGACGGAAATTTTCCGCCCTCGTTTTATAGAATTCACTCTTGGATTTCCATCGTGATTTTTTTGGGAATCTTATCCGAGAAATTTCCGGACCTGGTTCGTTTAATAAGCTCCGGATCCAATCCATGA